One window of Amaranthus tricolor cultivar Red isolate AtriRed21 chromosome 13, ASM2621246v1, whole genome shotgun sequence genomic DNA carries:
- the LOC130797762 gene encoding mechanosensitive ion channel protein 10-like, whose protein sequence is MATSSTKTKKEVAIRISPQTNEQSPKMGPQNDEFESKPTNYFSQSPESFNSNPIPSPNKPPLYPTPDSPLRKRQSFKNRTRFGEPSLPLDSQSLEQIANSPRFSTQSSFKEKTPKEASRRSNMEEGKEKEKKKENPDENEIYRRVTSQLSARKSWKMTIKLLLEFLVFLSILSCLICSLTIESFKGKKFCELELWKWFALLLVVFSGLLVSGWFVHLIVFLIEWKFLLKKNVVYFTHGLQTNVQVFLWISVVIITWVVLFKHDSKNAPNMSKKMKNLLDFMTWTIATLLIGSFLWLVKTTLIKILASSFHLNRFFDRIQEAVFHHYVLQTLSGSPLVEMGRNLSREESQLSHDTQVSFREHMGDHTENKVVDWGKLHQMKKEKVPSWTMKLLVDVISNSGLSTMSSILNQDVVEGGVELDDDEISCEEEAIATAVRIFYNVIGDKIELYIDKCDLHRFMIWEEVSLIYPNFDVNEKGQVDLKAFSKWVVKVYKDRQALKHALNDNKTAVDEFNKLLNAILIIIIIILWLLLTEIVTTKILLFFSSQLLVAVFVFGNTCKTIFEAIIFVFVMHPFDVGDRCVIDGSLMIVEEMNILTTVFLKIDKEKVYYPNAVLATKAIGNYYRSPDQGDSLEFGIDYKTPLPKIGELKERIKQYVEKTPHYWHPDHSLVVKEIENVNKMKMALFFTHTMNFQDVVAKGQRKTEFVLELKKIFDDLEISYHLLPQEIHIAKMP, encoded by the exons ATGGCTACTTCAAGCactaaaactaaaaaagaaGTTGCAATTCGTATTTCACCTCAAACAAATGAGCAATCTCCCAAAATGGGTcctcaaaatgatgaatttgaaTCGAAACCCACAAATTATTTTTCTCAATCTCCTGaaagtttcaattctaatccaATTCCAAGCCCTAATAAACCCCCTCTATACCCAACCCCAGATTCCCCTTTAAGAAAGAGACAATCATTTAAGAATAGAACTAGATTTGGTGAACCTTCACTTCCTCTTGATTCTCAATCCTTGGAACAAATTGCAAATTCCCCTAGATTTTCAACCCAATCTTCTTTCAAAGAGAAAACTCCAAAGGAAGCTTCTAGAAGGTCAAACATGGAAGAAggaaaagagaaggagaaaaagaaagaaaacccAGATGAGAATGAGATTTACAGAAGAGTAACTTCTCAATTAAGTGCTAGAAAAAGTTGGAAAATGACCATAAAATTACTACTTGAATTTCTTGTTTTTTTGTCCATTTTAAGCTGTTTGATTTGTAGTTTAACAATTGAAAGTTTTAAGGGCAAAAAGTTTTGTGAGTTAGAACTATGGAAATGGTTTGCCCTTTTATTAGTAGTCTTTTCTGGGTTATTGGTTTCAGGATGGTTTGTGCATTTAATTGTGTTTTTAATTGAATGGAAATTCCTTTTAAAGAAAAATGTTGTCTATTTTACTCATGGGCTACAAACCAATGTTCAAGTTTTCTTATGGATTtctgttgttattattacatGGGTTGTTTTGTTTAAACATGATTCAAAAAATGCCCCAAATATGAGcaaaaaaatgaagaatttaCTTGATTTCATGACTTGGACTATTGCTACATTACTTATAGGTTCATTTTTATGGCTAGTTAAGACTACATTGATCAAAATATTAGCCTCATCTTTTCACTTGAATAGGTTTTTTGATAGGATTCAAGAGGCTGTTTTTCATCATTATGTGCTCCAAACACTATCAGGAAGTCCTTTAGTTGAGATGGGTAGGAATCTTAGTAGGGAGGAAAGCCAATTAAGCCATGATACTCAAGTTAGTTTTAGGGAACATATGGGTGATCATACTGAGAATAAGGTTGTTGATTGGGGAAAATTGCACcaaatgaagaaggaaaaggtTCCTTCTTGGACTATGAAATTGTTGGTTGATGTGATCTCGAATTCGGGTTTGTCTACAATGTCTAGTATTCTTAATCAAGATGTTGTTGAAGGAGGAGTTgagttggatgatgatgaaattagtTGTGAAGAGGAGGCTATTGCAACTGCTGTTAGGATTTTCTACAATGTGATTGGTGATAAGATTGAATT GTACATAGATAAATGTGATCTCCATAGGTTCATGATTTGGGAAGAGGTGTCTTTGATTTATCCAAATTTTGATGTCAATGAAAAAGGGCAAGTTGATTTGAAAGCTTTTTCTAAATGGGTG GTTAAAGTTTATAAAGATCGGCAAGCACTTAAACACGCTTTGAACGACAACAAAACTGCTGTAGATGAGTTCAACAAGCTACTGAATGCAATCCTGATCATTATAATCATAATCCTATGGCTTCTTCTGACTGAAATTGTTACTACAAAAATTCTTCTGTTCTTCTCTTCTCAACTACTTGTAGCAGTTTTTGTGTTTGGAAACACTTGCAAGACCATTTTTGAagcaattatatttgttttcgTTATGCATCCATTCGATGTGGGTGATCGATGTGTCATTGATGGATCATTG ATGATCGTTGAAGAAATGAATATCTTAACAACCGTATTTTTGAAAATCGACAAAGAAAAGGTATATTATCCCAACGCAGTTTTAGCCACGAAAGCAATTGGAAACTATTACCGGAGTCCAGATCAAGGCGATAGTTTAGAGTTTGGAATCGATTATAAAACCCCATTGCCAAAGATCGGAGAGCTAAAAGAACGAATAAAACA GTACGTAGAAAAAACGCCTCACTATTGGCACCCAGATCATAGTTTGGTTGTCAAAGAGATCGAGAACGTAAATAAGATGAAAATGGCTCTGTTTTTCACTCATACAATGAACTTCCAAGACGTTGTTGCAAAGGGCCAGCGAAAAACCGAGTTTGTGTTGGAGTTGAAGAAAATATTTGATGATTTAGAAATCTCATATCATCTACTGCCCCAGGAGATTCATATTGCAAAAATGCCCTGA